The region AGAAGTATCTTTTCTTGAGGCAGTTTTTTGACCAAAAATTGCAGCCATTAATTTTTCTTCTGGAGTTGGGTTTTCTTCACCTTTTGGAGAAGTTCTTCCGACTAAAATATCACCTGCTGTTACTTCTGAACCAACTCTAACAATTCCATTTTCACCTAAGAAACGTTTAGAATAGTTTGAAACGTTAGGAATATCTGCAGTTAAAATATCTTCGCCAGCCTTTGAATGTCTAAATTGAATTGATTGTTCTTCAATGTGAATTGATGTATAAACATCATCTTTAACCAATCTTTCAGATAAAACAACGGCATCTTCATAGTTATAACCATGTCAAGTAGTAAAACCTACTAGAACGTTTTTTCCTAATGCTAATTCTCCATCTTTCATTGAAGGACCATCAACTAATAAATCTCCTGCATTAATTTGTTGGCCAACTTTAACCAAAAGTACTTGGTGAATTAATGTACCTTGGTTACTTCTTTCAAATGTTCTTAAATGATAAACATCACTTTTTGAACTATTTTCAGGAGTTACTTTAATAACGTTAGCATCTACATAGTTAACAACACCTGATCTGGTTGCTCTAATATTGGTTGATGAATATTTAGCAATATCAGCTTCAACTCCTGTAGCAACTAATGGTGCTTCAGGGAATAACACTGGAACAGCTTGACGTTGCATGTTTGAACCCATCAATGCACGGTTAGCATCATCGTTTTCCAAAAATGGTATAGCCGAAGCAGCTATTGAGGTCATTTGACGGTTTGAGACACCAATAAAATCTACATCTTCAGCATTTACTTCTAAATATTCATTGTCACGTCTTACCATTACTTTTTCATCAACAATTACATTACCTTCAATGTGAACAGTTGATTGTGCAAATGTATATCCTGTTTCTTCAATTGCAGTAATGTAAACTGGTTCTGAAAAATCTACAACTTTTTTATTTACTCTGAAATATGGTGATTGAATAAAACCATATTTATCAATTTTAGCAAATGATGCTAAATTTAAAATTAAACCAATGTTTGGTCCTTCGGGTGTTTCAATAGGACAAATTCTTCCATAATGGGTAGGGTGAACGTCACGAACTTCAAATTGTGCAGTATCACGGTTCAACCCTCTTGGTCCTAGGGAGGTTATTCTTCTCTTGTTTGATATTTCAGCAAGAGGATTACATTGATCCATAAATTGAGAAAGTTTTGATGTGTTAAAGAACGATTTAAATTGATTAAATATTGGTTTATTATTTGTAACGTTCTTAGCAGTAATCTTATCAATATCTTTTGCTGAGATTCTTTCTCTTGTATTTTTTTCTAATTTTAATAGCCCTATTCTAAATTGATTTTGTAATAATTCGCCTATTGTTACAATTCTTTTATTAACTAATGAGTCAGGATCATCATCAACCCCAACCTTTGAAAGTAAATTAAAATAATACGAAATCGTTGCAATTAAATCAGGAATCAACAAGAAATTTTCTGTTGATGTAGGATCATTACCTAAAACCAAAACTTTTTGGTCATGCAACATATCATTTTCAGTTGGATATATTCAAATGCTTGTTACAAAGATTCTACTTGCAAGTTGTTCATTTCCTTCAACTTCAAGTTGAGATCCATATGCATTTTCATCAATATCTGGCAATTTTCACATAGGAATAATTCCTTGTTTAAATTCATCATGAATCTTTCTTGCGATATTTCAAGTAATGAACATTCCTTTTTCATAAAGAAGTTCACCTTCACTAGAAAAAATATCTTCTGCTAAATAAGAATTAGCAATTCTTTCAATAATGTTTAATTTTCTATTTAAAGTGAAACGTCCTGTTTCAGTTAAACTATATCTTTTTTCATTAAACAAAGTTGTAGGAATTAAATTTCTAGCAGAATCAGCTGTCATACGATCGCCTTTTCTGATGATTCTATAAATTGCTTCTTGTGCTTCTCTTGTAACTTCTTCTGCATTAATTCCAGTGATTTTATCACGTTTAAATGTTTCTTCCAATTCTGGAATATTTTCGCCAAACATTCTTCTAATACCTGATTCACTAAATCCTAATGCTTTTAAGAAAGTTACAACTAAAAATGATTTGTTTTTATCGATATGTATTTTTACAGTATCTGGATTTTGAGAAGTTACTTTATGATAAATTTCTACTCATGAACCAATTTGAGGAATAATTTCTACTTTATTAAACAAGTCGTTGGCTTGTTTATTTCTAACATTAATTCCAAAATAAGCCCCGGTAGATCTAATTAATTGCGAAACAATAACTTTTTCTGAACCATTGATAATAAATGATCCACCATAAGTCATTATAGGAATTTCAGCAAATACTACTTCTGAATCTTCAACTTCACCTGTTTCGATATTGATTTGTCTTAGGTGTGCTTTTAACTTTCCTTGATATGATGAACCTTTTTGTTTAGCTTCTTTAATGCTTTCATATTCAGTTTTTTTAGGATATTCAAAATGTGCTGAATTATGAATGTATTCAATTCTAACTTTTCCATGTGCTTCAATTGGATAGATATTTCTTAATTCTTCTTCAATTCCAACTGTTAGAAATTTTTCAACTGATTCACGTTGCATTTCAAGAAAGTCAGGAGTTTCGAATTTCTTTTGACTAATTGAATAGTCACGTCTTAGGGTAATAGGTCCAAATTTTCTAATTTCGTATTTATCCTTATTCACCATGCTTTACCTCAATTTTTATTAAATTTTGTTTATATTTTTATTTTTTGTTGTATATACGCACACGTGCATAATATACGACAAAAAACACAAAAAAGGCTTTGTGTATTAAAAGCCTCACTTGTGTTTTTTGTAATTAGTCTAAAGTAACTTCGGCTTTAGCTTCTGTTAATTTAGCTTTTAGTTCTTCAGCTTCTTCTTT is a window of Metamycoplasma hominis ATCC 23114 DNA encoding:
- a CDS encoding DNA-directed RNA polymerase subunit beta, yielding MVNKDKYEIRKFGPITLRRDYSISQKKFETPDFLEMQRESVEKFLTVGIEEELRNIYPIEAHGKVRIEYIHNSAHFEYPKKTEYESIKEAKQKGSSYQGKLKAHLRQINIETGEVEDSEVVFAEIPIMTYGGSFIINGSEKVIVSQLIRSTGAYFGINVRNKQANDLFNKVEIIPQIGSWVEIYHKVTSQNPDTVKIHIDKNKSFLVVTFLKALGFSESGIRRMFGENIPELEETFKRDKITGINAEEVTREAQEAIYRIIRKGDRMTADSARNLIPTTLFNEKRYSLTETGRFTLNRKLNIIERIANSYLAEDIFSSEGELLYEKGMFITWNIARKIHDEFKQGIIPMWKLPDIDENAYGSQLEVEGNEQLASRIFVTSIWIYPTENDMLHDQKVLVLGNDPTSTENFLLIPDLIATISYYFNLLSKVGVDDDPDSLVNKRIVTIGELLQNQFRIGLLKLEKNTRERISAKDIDKITAKNVTNNKPIFNQFKSFFNTSKLSQFMDQCNPLAEISNKRRITSLGPRGLNRDTAQFEVRDVHPTHYGRICPIETPEGPNIGLILNLASFAKIDKYGFIQSPYFRVNKKVVDFSEPVYITAIEETGYTFAQSTVHIEGNVIVDEKVMVRRDNEYLEVNAEDVDFIGVSNRQMTSIAASAIPFLENDDANRALMGSNMQRQAVPVLFPEAPLVATGVEADIAKYSSTNIRATRSGVVNYVDANVIKVTPENSSKSDVYHLRTFERSNQGTLIHQVLLVKVGQQINAGDLLVDGPSMKDGELALGKNVLVGFTTWHGYNYEDAVVLSERLVKDDVYTSIHIEEQSIQFRHSKAGEDILTADIPNVSNYSKRFLGENGIVRVGSEVTAGDILVGRTSPKGEENPTPEEKLMAAIFGQKTASRKDTSLKVKHGHNGTVVAVDILSREFGDQLEDGIEKIVKVSIAQKRKIQVGDKMAGRHGNKGVVSIVLPVEEMPYLADGTPLDIVLNPQGVPSRMNIGQVLELHLGLAAKKLNTKFVTPIFDGISHNQIRDILEEANIDVTGKSIVYDGATGEPFDHPISVGIMYYLKLYHMVDDKMHARSVGPYSLITQQPLGGKSQNGGQRFGEMETWAIESYGASNVLQELLTYKSDDIVGRNKLYNSLARDARLPKPGTPESFNVLAYELRGLGIKLEVHQKSDNVVDDSEEDQRVDTKYFQEFEGSLE